A window from Populus trichocarpa isolate Nisqually-1 chromosome 3, P.trichocarpa_v4.1, whole genome shotgun sequence encodes these proteins:
- the LOC7480776 gene encoding chlorophyll a-b binding protein CP24 10A, chloroplastic — translation MFPLVRNLSKKLLRFHYPTWLHTNPFFRSSFPRPLIVQESIKATGTNKYLPFGKKTTSGHHKFLYRNQLLGPEREREMAAASGAVLNGLGSSFLCGGKRSRALSGIGATGIGSCSVGARKLTIVAAAQPKKSWIPAVKGGGSFVDPEWLDGSLPGDYGFDPLGLGKDPAFLKWYREAELIHGRWAMAAVVGIFVGQAWSGIPWFEAGADPGAIAPFSFGSLLGTQLILMGWVESKRWVDFFNPESQSVEWATPWSKTAENFANATGDQGYPGGKFFDPLGFAGTLKNGVYIPDEEKLERLKLAEIKHARLAMIAMLIFYFEAGQGKTPLGALGL, via the exons ATGTTCCCATTGGTCCGAAATCTATCCAAGAAATTGCTCAGATTTCATTATCCTACATGGCTCCATACAAACCCCTTCTTTAGATCCTCCTTCCCTCGCCCACTCATCGTTCAAGAGAGCATTAAAGCCACCGGCACCAACAAGTATCTACCATTTGGAAAGAAAACAACCTCAGGGCACCACAAGTTCTTGTACAGAAACCAGCTTCTTggaccagagagagagagagagatggctgCTGCCTCCGGTGCTGTCCTAAATGGATTGGGATCTTCGTTCTTGTGTGGAGGGAAGAGGAGTCGAGCCTTGTCGGGAATTGGAGCAACTGGGATTGGAAGTTGCTCAGTTGGTGCGAGGAAGTTGACGATAGTAGCTGCTGCTCAACCAAAGAAGTCTTGGATCCCTGCTGTTAAAGGTGGTGGCAGCTTCGTTGACCCCGAGTGGCTCGACGGCTC GCTCCCTGGTGACTACGGTTTCGATCCTCTAGGCCTAGGCAAGGACCCTGCATTCCTCAAATGGTACAGGGAAGCTGAACTCATTCACGGCCGGTGGGCTATGGCTGCCGTGGTGGGTATCTTTGTTGGCCAAGCATGGAGCGGCATCCCCTGGTTCGAGGCTGGTGCTGACCCTGGTGCCATCGCACCCTTCTCCTTCGGTTCCCTCCTCGGCACCCAGCTCATTCTCATGGGTTGGGTGGAGAGCAAGCGGTGGGTGGATTTCTTCAACCCCGAGTCCCAATCCGTGGAATGGGCAACACCGTGGTCTAAAACTGCAGAGAACTTCGCCAACGCCACTGGCGACCAGGGTTACCCTGGCGGCAAGTTCTTTGACCCTCTGGGCTTTGCAGGGACTCTCAAGAATGGAGTGTACATTCCTGATGAGGAGAAGCTCGAGAGACTTAAACTTGctgagattaagcatgctaggCTTGCCATGATTGCCATGTTGATCTTCTACTTTGAGGCTGGTCAAGGCAAGACTCCTCTTGGTGCACTAGGACTGTAA
- the LOC7461544 gene encoding uncharacterized protein LOC7461544 yields MATSAFANSLLSSSTSLAHGVLPSNNNNFLLPSRVSVSNPRSQNPLLSAHFKLKDKTNSSSLITFCSLGAAAANDPKEEQIPIELKYPAYPTVMDINQIREILPHRFPFLLVDRVIEYNPGVSAVAIKNVTINDNFFPGHFPERPIMPGVLMVEALAQVGGLVMLQPEVGGSRENFFFAGIDKVRFRKPVIAGDTLVMRMTLIKLQKRFGIAKMEGKAYVGGEVVCEGEFLMATGGE; encoded by the exons ATGGCAACCTCGGCGTTCGCCAACTcacttctttcttcttcaacatCTCTCGCTCATGGAGTTTTACCCTCTAATAACAACAATTTCTTGCTTCCATCTCGGGTTTCGGTCTCCAATCCCAGATCTCAGAATCCGCTGCTCTCAGCCCATTTCAAGCTGAAGGACAAAACCAATTCTAGCTCTCTCATTACCTTTTGCTCTcttggtgctgctgctgctaatgATCCAAAAGAAGAGCAGATTCCCATTGAACTCA AGTATCCTGCGTATCCCACTGTGATGGACATCAACCAGATTCGTGAGATTCTACCTCACAG GTTCCCATTTCTGTTGGTGGATAGAGTAATTGAGTACAATCCTGGAGTTTCAGCTGTTGCCATCAAGAATGTGACGATTAATGACAATTTCTTCCCTGGTCATTTTCCAGAGAGGCCCATTATGCCTGGTGTTCTTATGGTTGAG GCGTTGGCACAAGTTGGTGGTTTAGTCATGCTGCAACCAGAAGTTGGAGGTTCTCGTGAGAATTTCTTCTTTGCTGGAATTGACAAAGTGAGATTCCGGAAACCAGTGATTGCGGGTGACACCTTGGTTATGAGAATGACACTAATCAAGCTGCAGAAACGCTTCGGAATAGCAAAGATGGAGGGGAAAGCTTATGTTGGAGGTGAGGTAGTATGCGAGGGCGAGTTTTTGATGGCTACTGGTGGTGAATAA
- the LOC7480777 gene encoding uncharacterized protein LOC7480777: MESNNKNNYSPSSSSSTSSTPHPAAAAAATTTTTDPVQSWWESVSKARSRILSLSSILPSLPSSSSSSSSFSLSSLAESDRPALSFLSSPDAYSLLSSSLSSPSSGSGSDPLCQWLYDTYLSSDPDLRLIVLSFLPLLSGIYLSRIHSSDSSSAPSLSGFEAVLLAIYSSEVKSRGGKPVVVQIPHLSHPSLYHTPRNKFHKSQPQAPSVGVLSGPLEPQIAVKSTKRPVIVGVTLDCYFKHISQMPTWSKVELCRFAGAWAGQDCACQDKFDEYDDAGYFLEGRNLMISSSESEDNLGITESKGVRIPLPWEILQPLLRILGHCLLGPFNTQDAKDAASVAVRRLYARASHDLVPQAILAARSLIQLDKRAREAAKAAAAITTSNANTPAKAKKHEILLVSK; encoded by the coding sequence ATGGAgtccaacaacaaaaacaactactctccctcctcttcctcctccacctcctccactCCCCAccccgccgccgccgccgccgccaccaccaccaccaccgacCCAGTTCAATCCTGGTGGGAATCAGTCTCAAAAGCCCGTTCACGCATCCTCTCCTTATCCTCAATCCTCCCTTCACTCccctcgtcttcttcttcttcttcttccttctccctTTCCTCTCTTGCTGAATCCGACCGCCCTGCCCTGTCTTTCCTCTCTTCCCCCGACGCTTACTCCCTCCTCTCCTCCTCCCTTTCCTCCCCTTCTTCCGGCTCTGGCTCCGATCCCCTCTGCCAGTGGCTCTATGACACGTACCTCTCCTCTGATCCCGACCTCCGTCTCATTGTCCTCTCTTTCCTCCCTCTTCTCTCTGGGATTTATCTTTCTCGGATCCATTCTTCTGATTCCTCCTCAGCTCCTTCACTCTCTGGGTTCGAAGCTGTTCTTCTTGCCATCTATTCCTCTGAGGTCAAATCTCGTGGAGGAAAGCCTGTTGTTGTTCAGATTCCTCATCTTTCGCACCCTTCTCTTTACCATACCCCTCGAAACAAGTTCCATAAGTCACAGCCCCAGGCGCCTTCTGTTGGGGTTTTGTCAGGGCCTCTTGAGCCCCAGATCGCTGTTAAGTCCACTAAGAGGCCTGTCATTGTTGGGGTCACTTTGGACTGTTACTTTAAGCACATTTCGCAGATGCCCACTTGGTCGAAAGTCGAATTGTGCAGGTTTGCTGGTGCGTGGGCTGGACAGGATTGTGCTTGTCAGGATAAATTTGATGAATACGATGATGCTGGTTATTTCTTGGAGGGCAGGAATCTGATGATAAGCAGCAGTGAAAGTGAAGATAACTTGGGGATTACTGAGTCTAAGGGAGTGAGGATTCCGCTGCCTTGGGAGATTTTGCAGCCATTGTTGAGGATTTTAGGGCATTGTCTGTTGGGGCCATTTAACACGCAGGATGCCAAGGATGCTGCTTCTGTTGCTGTAAGGAGGTTGTATGCTAGAGCGTCTCATGATTTGGTTCCGCAGGCGATATTAGCTGCTAGGAGTCTAATTCAGCTTGATAAGAGAGCGCGAGAAGCTGCAAAGGCAGCTGCTGCAATTACCACTTCAAATGCTAACACCCCTGCCAAAGCTAAGAAGCATGAAATTCTCTTGGTCTCAAAGTGA
- the LOC18110320 gene encoding probable inactive receptor kinase At2g26730 yields the protein MGFSTFLIKHLYWLLLFTFLILHLTEIGTVAQFDPSQYPDIQRQERDALYALKARFNNSFLNDNWTGPQCNTDYSSSWHGIQCFNGRVTEISLESMRLSSLLLQDNYLTGPIPEFNQSSLRVFNVSNNDLDGSIPKTHTLQSFGPDSYSSNPQLCGPPTLNTCKNIFATIDVADDQNKESSPAEHPRKSSIPNSAKISVVFIAVGFVVAIFLFFLHFKKARKLKKKGRKVEEREEEEEQQPQQHHATLIDDGLEGEEKPVRSIEEEKGKAVDIEEEKRRLIFIEEEAKSFTLNDLLKASAEDLGKGNFGDCYKAVMDGKEAVVVKRIRDLKPLSSKEFTRQLHIIAHQKHPNLLPLLAYYNSKDEKLLVYKYAEKGNLFNRIHGNRGRDRIPFRWSSRISVALGIARALEYLHLNTISQSIVPHGNLRSTNVLLDLNEKVLVSDYGLSSIIAQPIAAQRLVSYKSPEYKTTKRVSKKSDVWSYGSLLLELLTARISVCSAPPGTDGMELCSWVKKAVREEWTAEIFDIEIAAQRSASSGMLELLQIAIRCCDKSPENRPEMTEVVREVESIKALVESEDEEDLSMDRSLTDESL from the exons ATGGGATTTTCTACATTCCTGATCAAGCATCTGTATTGGCTTCTTTTGTTTACCTTCTTGATATTACACCTGACAGAAATTGGTACAGTAGCCCAGTTTGATCCTTCACAGTACCCCGATattcaaagacaagaaagggaTGCTCTTTATGCTCTCAAGGCCAGATTCAACAACTCTTTTCTGAATGATAACTGGACTGGCCCTCAATGCAATACGGACTACTCGTCAAGTTGGCATGGCATTCAGTGCTTCAATGGTCGTGTAACTGAAATTTCTCTGGAAAGTATGAGGTTGAGT TCTTTGCTTCTTCAGGATAACTATTTGACAGGGCCAATCCCAGAATTCAATCAATCCAGCTTGAGAGTCTTTAATGTCTCCAACAATGATCTCGATGGCTCGATCCCAAAAACTCACACTCTGCAATCTTTTGGCCCTGATTCATATTCTAGTAACCCTCAACTGTGTGGTCCGCCTACGCTCAACACCTGCAAAAATATCTTCGCAACAATAGATGTAGCAGATGATCAGAACAAAGAAAGTTCTCCTGCTGAACACCCAAGAAAGTCATCTATACCTAACTCTGCAAAGATATCTGTAGTTTTCATCGCTGTTGGCTTCGTTGTGGcgatttttctcttctttcttcacttcAAGAAGGCTAGGAAGCTTAAGAAAAAGGGCAGGAAAGTtgaggaaagagaagaagaagaagaacagcaACCACAGCAACACCATGCTACTTTGATTGATGATGGTTTGGAGGGTGAGGAAAAACCTGTCAGGAGTATAGAGGAGGAAAAGGGAAAGGCTGTCGATatcgaagaagaaaaaaggaggcTTATTTTCATAGAGGAAGAAGCAAAAAGTTTCACACTGAATGATCTTTTAAAAGCTTCTGCTGAGGATTTAGGCAAGGGGAACTTTGGAGATTGTTATAAAGCTGTGATGGATGGCAAGGAAGCTGTTGTTGTAAAACGAATAAGGGATTTGAAGCCATTAAGTAGTAAAGAATTCACAAGGCAATTGCACATAATTGCTCATCAGAAGCACCCCAATTTGCTACCACTTCTAGCTTACTACAACTCCAAGGATGAGAAGTTGCTGGTGTATAAATATGCAGAGAAAGGAAACCTCTTCAATCGCATTCATG GAAACAGGGGGAGGGACAGGATTCCATTTAGATGGAGCTCGAGAATATCAGTAGCTCTAGGCATTGCACGAGCCCTGGAATATCTTCACCTCAACACTATCTCACAAAGCATTGTCCCTCATGGCAACCTAAGATCAACGAATGTTCTTCTTGATTTGAACGAAAAGGTTCTGGTATCAGATTATGGTCTCAGTTCAATAATAGCTCAACCCATTGCAGCTCAGCGTCTTGTGTCGTACAAATCACCTGAATATAAGACTACCAAAAGGGTTTCCAAGAAATCTGATGTTTGGAGTTATGGTAGCCTTCTGTTAGAACTCTTGACTGCAAGGATATCAGTGTGCTCAGCTCCTCCAGGAACCGACGGGATGGAGCTTTGCAGTTGGGTGAAAAAGGCAGTTAGGGAAGAATGGACAGCTGAGATATTTGATATTGAGATTGCTGCGCAGAGAAGTGCAAGTTCTGGGATGCTAGAACTACTGCAGATTGCTATCCGCTGCTGCGATAAGTCCCCTGAGAACCGACCTGAAATGACTGAGGTTGTGCGAGAGGTGGAGAGCATCAAAGCTCTTGTTGAatcagaagatgaagaagactTATCCATGGATCGATCGCTAACAGATGAATCTCTTTAA
- the LOC7461547 gene encoding probable plastid-lipid-associated protein 4, chloroplastic isoform X3 yields MLFIFSPSSTTRTSYLENKENREERQPSVLQSSVHLHLAPPLMAMFSCSARPTKLYAALPLPPAKHGTSHHSIMLTFPSSSKPKKNNSRVGIDLLSSSNNNPDDSWGYWRTNVSFFQFFSAKSKDVKSLKQQLLEAIAPLDRGAVATPQDQKRVDEIAQELEAVNDIKEPFKSNLLNGKWELLYTTSQSILKTKRPKFLRPNGKIYQAINADTLRAQNMETWPFFNQATANLVPLNTRRVAVKFDFFRIAGLTL; encoded by the exons ATGCTGTTTATCTTTTCTCCTTCGTCCACAACCAGAACGAGCTAccttgaaaacaaagaaaacagagaagagAGACAGCCTTCGGTACTGCAGAGTAGCGTTCATCTCCACCTCGCTCCACCGCTAATGGCCATGTTTTCTTGTTCAGCTAGGCCTACTAAGCTATATGCTGCTCTTCCTCTTCCCCCAGCCAAACATGGCACTTCTCATCATTCTATAATGCTCACATTTCCCTCATcttcaaaacccaaaaagaatAATTCTCGCGTAGGCATAGACTTATTATCAAGCTCCAACAACAACCCTGATGATTCTTGGGGATATTGGAGGACCAACGTTtccttctttcaatttttttcagcCAAAAGTAAAGATGTAAAGAGCCTTAAACAGCAACTTCTTGAGGCAATAGCGCCTCTTGATCGGGGTGCTGTGGCTACCCCTCAGGACCAAAAACGCGTTGATGAG ATTGCTCAGGAACTTGAGGCTGTGAATGATATAAAGGAGCCATTCAAGTCAAATCTTCTGAATGGGAAATGGGAGCTTTTATATACAACATCTCAATCAATTCTTAAAACAAAG AGACCAAAGTTCTTGAGACCAAATGGAAAAATCTACCAGGCAATTAATGCGGATACTTTAAGGGCTCAAAATATGGAAACTTGGCCCTTCTTTAACCAG GCCACCGCTAATTTAGTGCCTCTAAACACAAGAAGGGTAGCTGTTAAATTTGACTTCTTCAGAATTGCAGGTCTG ACCCTGTAG
- the LOC7461547 gene encoding probable plastid-lipid-associated protein 4, chloroplastic isoform X1, whose product MLFIFSPSSTTRTSYLENKENREERQPSVLQSSVHLHLAPPLMAMFSCSARPTKLYAALPLPPAKHGTSHHSIMLTFPSSSKPKKNNSRVGIDLLSSSNNNPDDSWGYWRTNVSFFQFFSAKSKDVKSLKQQLLEAIAPLDRGAVATPQDQKRVDEIAQELEAVNDIKEPFKSNLLNGKWELLYTTSQSILKTKRPKFLRPNGKIYQAINADTLRAQNMETWPFFNQATANLVPLNTRRVAVKFDFFRIAGLIPIKSPGSGRGQLEITYLDEELRISRGDRGNLFVLKMADPSYRVPL is encoded by the exons ATGCTGTTTATCTTTTCTCCTTCGTCCACAACCAGAACGAGCTAccttgaaaacaaagaaaacagagaagagAGACAGCCTTCGGTACTGCAGAGTAGCGTTCATCTCCACCTCGCTCCACCGCTAATGGCCATGTTTTCTTGTTCAGCTAGGCCTACTAAGCTATATGCTGCTCTTCCTCTTCCCCCAGCCAAACATGGCACTTCTCATCATTCTATAATGCTCACATTTCCCTCATcttcaaaacccaaaaagaatAATTCTCGCGTAGGCATAGACTTATTATCAAGCTCCAACAACAACCCTGATGATTCTTGGGGATATTGGAGGACCAACGTTtccttctttcaatttttttcagcCAAAAGTAAAGATGTAAAGAGCCTTAAACAGCAACTTCTTGAGGCAATAGCGCCTCTTGATCGGGGTGCTGTGGCTACCCCTCAGGACCAAAAACGCGTTGATGAG ATTGCTCAGGAACTTGAGGCTGTGAATGATATAAAGGAGCCATTCAAGTCAAATCTTCTGAATGGGAAATGGGAGCTTTTATATACAACATCTCAATCAATTCTTAAAACAAAG AGACCAAAGTTCTTGAGACCAAATGGAAAAATCTACCAGGCAATTAATGCGGATACTTTAAGGGCTCAAAATATGGAAACTTGGCCCTTCTTTAACCAG GCCACCGCTAATTTAGTGCCTCTAAACACAAGAAGGGTAGCTGTTAAATTTGACTTCTTCAGAATTGCAGGTCTG ATACCTATTAAATCACCTGGAAGTGGCCGTGGTCAATTGGAAATCACCTACTTGGATGAGGAGTTGCG AATATCAAGGGGTGATAGAGGAAATTTGTTCGTTCTGAAAATGGCGGATCCATCTTACAGAGTCCCTCTCTAA
- the LOC7461547 gene encoding probable plastid-lipid-associated protein 4, chloroplastic isoform X2: MLFIFSPSSTTRTSYLENKENREERQPSVLQSSVHLHLAPPLMAMFSCSARPTKLYAALPLPPAKHGTSHHSIMLTFPSSSKPKKNNSRVGIDLLSSSNNNPDDSWGYWRTNVSFFQFFSAKSKDVKSLKQQLLEAIAPLDRGAVATPQDQKRVDEIAQELEAVNDIKEPFKSNLLNGKWELLYTTSQSILKTKRPKFLRPNGKIYQAINADTLRAQNMETWPFFNQATANLVPLNTRRVAVKFDFFRIADPVDTY; the protein is encoded by the exons ATGCTGTTTATCTTTTCTCCTTCGTCCACAACCAGAACGAGCTAccttgaaaacaaagaaaacagagaagagAGACAGCCTTCGGTACTGCAGAGTAGCGTTCATCTCCACCTCGCTCCACCGCTAATGGCCATGTTTTCTTGTTCAGCTAGGCCTACTAAGCTATATGCTGCTCTTCCTCTTCCCCCAGCCAAACATGGCACTTCTCATCATTCTATAATGCTCACATTTCCCTCATcttcaaaacccaaaaagaatAATTCTCGCGTAGGCATAGACTTATTATCAAGCTCCAACAACAACCCTGATGATTCTTGGGGATATTGGAGGACCAACGTTtccttctttcaatttttttcagcCAAAAGTAAAGATGTAAAGAGCCTTAAACAGCAACTTCTTGAGGCAATAGCGCCTCTTGATCGGGGTGCTGTGGCTACCCCTCAGGACCAAAAACGCGTTGATGAG ATTGCTCAGGAACTTGAGGCTGTGAATGATATAAAGGAGCCATTCAAGTCAAATCTTCTGAATGGGAAATGGGAGCTTTTATATACAACATCTCAATCAATTCTTAAAACAAAG AGACCAAAGTTCTTGAGACCAAATGGAAAAATCTACCAGGCAATTAATGCGGATACTTTAAGGGCTCAAAATATGGAAACTTGGCCCTTCTTTAACCAG GCCACCGCTAATTTAGTGCCTCTAAACACAAGAAGGGTAGCTGTTAAATTTGACTTCTTCAGAATTGCAG ACCCTGTAGATACCTATTAA
- the LOC7461547 gene encoding probable plastid-lipid-associated protein 4, chloroplastic isoform X4 codes for MLFIFSPSSTTRTSYLENKENREERQPSVLQSSVHLHLAPPLMAMFSCSARPTKLYAALPLPPAKHGTSHHSIMLTFPSSSKPKKNNSRVGIDLLSSSNNNPDDSWGYWRTNVSFFQFFSAKSKDVKSLKQQLLEAIAPLDRGAVATPQDQKRVDEIAQELEAVNDIKEPFKSNLLNGKWELLYTTSQSILKTKRPKFLRPNGKIYQAINADTLRAQNMETWPFFNQATANLVPLNTRRVAVKFDFFRIADTY; via the exons ATGCTGTTTATCTTTTCTCCTTCGTCCACAACCAGAACGAGCTAccttgaaaacaaagaaaacagagaagagAGACAGCCTTCGGTACTGCAGAGTAGCGTTCATCTCCACCTCGCTCCACCGCTAATGGCCATGTTTTCTTGTTCAGCTAGGCCTACTAAGCTATATGCTGCTCTTCCTCTTCCCCCAGCCAAACATGGCACTTCTCATCATTCTATAATGCTCACATTTCCCTCATcttcaaaacccaaaaagaatAATTCTCGCGTAGGCATAGACTTATTATCAAGCTCCAACAACAACCCTGATGATTCTTGGGGATATTGGAGGACCAACGTTtccttctttcaatttttttcagcCAAAAGTAAAGATGTAAAGAGCCTTAAACAGCAACTTCTTGAGGCAATAGCGCCTCTTGATCGGGGTGCTGTGGCTACCCCTCAGGACCAAAAACGCGTTGATGAG ATTGCTCAGGAACTTGAGGCTGTGAATGATATAAAGGAGCCATTCAAGTCAAATCTTCTGAATGGGAAATGGGAGCTTTTATATACAACATCTCAATCAATTCTTAAAACAAAG AGACCAAAGTTCTTGAGACCAAATGGAAAAATCTACCAGGCAATTAATGCGGATACTTTAAGGGCTCAAAATATGGAAACTTGGCCCTTCTTTAACCAG GCCACCGCTAATTTAGTGCCTCTAAACACAAGAAGGGTAGCTGTTAAATTTGACTTCTTCAGAATTGCAG ATACCTATTAA
- the LOC7461548 gene encoding uncharacterized protein LOC7461548 — protein sequence MGWFFSSKPRRRPPKYSSMAPPPPSLSSLLPHSHSFLPPQNPHLTHRYMPSPRPSHSLSFTTRFSPDNKLNDDKITYPPPQQEKKSFAVATGELFLGIASRVLRSRNKNSYNNNKVSGLSLLEKSDDGNVDYEERIRAVMEDEVEPVVIWEQRVKDIEAEKERPVVTSPGFCFSAAGLLFPYHLGVAHLLIEKGYIKETTPLAGSSAGAIVCAVIASGAGMQEALTATKVLAEDCRLRGTAFRLGAVLRDILEKFLPDDVHVRCNGRVRIAVTQILWRPRGLLVDQFDSKEDLINAVVTSSFIPGYLAPRPATMFRNRLCIDGGLTLFMPPTSAAQTVRVCAFSASGLGLQGIGISPDCNPENRATPRELFNWALEPAEDHILDRLFELGYLDAAVWAEENPVQNVVQDDIPLVENGSSSSQ from the exons ATGGGAtggtttttctcttcaaaacccAGAAGACGACCACCAAAGTATTCTTCAATGGCTCCAcctcctccctccctctcttctcttctccccCACTCTCATTCTTTCCTTCCTCCCCAAAACCCTCATCTCACCCACCGTTACATGCCCTCTCCCCGCCCCTCTCATTCTTTATCTTTCACTACGAGATTTTCTCCCGACAACAAGCTAAACGACGACAAGATCACGTACCCGCCCCCGCAGCAGGAGAAGAAATCGTTTGCTGTTGCCACCGGTGAGCTTTTCTTGGGAATCGCGTCAAGGGTTTTGAGGAGCAGGAATAAGAATagttataataacaataaagttTCTGGGCTGTCTTTGCTTGAGAAATCTGATGATGGGAATGTGGATTATGAGGAGAGGATTCGGGCTGTGATGGAGGATGAGGTTGAGCCTGTGGTTATATGGGAACAAAGAGTTAAAGATATTGAAGCGGAGAAAGAACGGCCTGTTGTTACCAGTCCTGGTTTTTGTTTCTCTGCTGCTGGTTTGTTGTTTCCTTATCATCTTGGAGTTGCTCACTTGCTTATTGAAAAGGGTTATATCAAg GAAACCACACCATTGGCTGGTTCCTCTGCTGGTGCTATAGTCTGTGCTGTGATTGCCTCTGGGGCTGGTATGCAGGAGGCTCTAACAGCTACCAAAGTGCTGGCTGAAGATTGTCGGCTAAGAGGGACTGCCTTTCGGCTTGGG GCTGTTCTGCGGGATATTCTTGAAAAGTTTCTGCCAGATGATGTTCATGTTAGGTGCAATGGGAGGGTTCGAA TCGCTGTTACTCAGATCCTGTGGAGGCCTAGGGGTTTGCTAGTGGATCAGTTTGACTCCAAGGAAGATCTCATAAATGCAGTTGTGACTTCTTCCTTCATTCCAGG ATATCTTGCACCAAGGCCTGCCACGATGTTCCGGAATCGACTTTGTATTGATGGTGGTTTGACATTGTTTATGCCACCAACATCTGCTGCTCAGACG GTTCGTGTTTGTGCTTTCTCGGCCAGCGGTTTGGGACTGCAAGGGATCGGGATTAGTCCAGATTGCAATCCTGAAAATAGGGCTACCCCAAGGGAG CTTTTCAACTGGGCATTAGAGCCAGCAGAAGATCATATTCTTGACAGGCTTTTCGAGCTCGGATATTTAGATGCTGCTGTGTGGgctgaggagaacccagttcagAATGTAGTTCAAGATGACATTCCCTTGGTTGAAAATGGCTCTAGTAGCTCACAATAA